TATCAAAAACATGGTAATATTATTTTTTATTAACCGTAAACGAGGCATATAGCTATCGTTTAGGATTAGGAAAAATTCCTTTTATGAAAAAAACTTTATGAGTAAGGAGAATATAAAGCTAACAGACCAGCAAATAGAATATATTGCAAGATACATTTCTAAAGAACCTAGTGAGCTAAACGAAGAACAAAAAATACAAGTAGAGAAATGGCGTAAAGAAATTCCTTTTTTTGAAAAAGAGTTTCAAAATTATGCTCGTTTGTGGGAAGAAAGTGAACGTTTTGGAAACAGAATGAGTGAAGAATATTCTCCCAATATAGAAAAAGGTTGGCAAGTATTGAGTAAAAAAATTCAAGAATACGAAGCTCAAAAAGACGTTCAACAAACAACTCAAAAAGAATGGGTTAAACCTTCTCCTGCTGAAAATAAGAAAGCAAAATCAGTTTCTATCTTTAGAGAAATTGGAAAAATTGCTGCTGCCTTAGTAATTGGCTTGGGATTGGGTTGGTGGATAAACTCTAGTGTTTCTGTTTCAGATAATTCGTTAGATAATCAAATTATTGTACATCAACATTCTGATACACCACTCGTTTTACCAGATGGTTCAAAGATTTGGCTCAATAAAAACGCAACGATTGCTTATAACTCTGATTTTGGAAAGTTTGAATCTACTCAAAAACGAAATCTTAAACTGACTGGAGAAGCATTTTTTGATATTGCTAGAGATGAAAAACACCCTTTTACAATTGATGTGGAAGGAAAAGCAGAAGTAGAAGTTTTGGGAACATCTTTTAATATCAATCCAACAAAAGAAAAAATTGAAGTTACGGTAGCTTCTGGAAAAGTTAATTTTAAAAATAACATTTCCCATAAATCAGACAAACAACAATCTATTTTACTGACAAAAGGCGAAAAAGGAATTTTATATGATGCAACTGCAAATCGTCCAGATTCTGTTTCTATGTTGGCAAAACTAGAGAAAAACGACGATGTCAATTATTTGGCGTGGCTCAATCATCGCTTAGTTTTTGAAAATATGCAAATGCAGGAAGTTGTTAGTAAAGTAGAAAGTTATTACAATATTCGTCTAAAGTTGGAAAACCCTAACTTAAAAGAATGTCGTTTTACAGGAACATTTGACCAAACACCTTTGAATGATGTTTTGGAAACGCTTTCATTTGGAGCAAATCTGCAAATAAGAAAATCTGATTCTACTACCTACCTGCTTTCAGGCTCTGGATGTAGGTAAAAAATTTAGACCCTAAGAGTTTTTGAAAAACCTTAGGGTCTGCTGAAAATATCTCTTAACATTCACACACTAAAAGTGTGTGCTACATATTTTAAAACAATGAAAAATCAAATTCTTTTCATACTTGCTTTTCTTTGCCTTTATTTCGGAACTCAAAATAATATTTTGGCTCAAAATAATTCAAGAATTTTAGAGCAATCTGTTACGCTAACAGTTCAAAACAAAACCTTAGAAAATATCCTTACTGATATTTCAAAGAAATACAATGTTCGTTTTTCGTATAGTAATTCTCGTCTTCCTCTTCAAAAAAGAATTTCGACGACTGTTTCAAATCTTCCTTTAAAAGATGCCCTCACTCAAATTTTTGAAGCTGCCAGCGATAAATACACACATATTCAGTTTCGTTTGATAAATGGACAAATTGTAATTCAAGCACAATCTAGCCTAGCCGAAACAGACAAACAAGAAGAAAAACCTCAAATTGCATCGCTACCCAAAGAGCCTTTAGTTATTGATAAAAAAGACAAAAATCAAGCAACTGTTTCTACAAAAAAGAGTGAGATTG
This region of Bernardetia sp. genomic DNA includes:
- a CDS encoding FecR family protein, giving the protein MSKENIKLTDQQIEYIARYISKEPSELNEEQKIQVEKWRKEIPFFEKEFQNYARLWEESERFGNRMSEEYSPNIEKGWQVLSKKIQEYEAQKDVQQTTQKEWVKPSPAENKKAKSVSIFREIGKIAAALVIGLGLGWWINSSVSVSDNSLDNQIIVHQHSDTPLVLPDGSKIWLNKNATIAYNSDFGKFESTQKRNLKLTGEAFFDIARDEKHPFTIDVEGKAEVEVLGTSFNINPTKEKIEVTVASGKVNFKNNISHKSDKQQSILLTKGEKGILYDATANRPDSVSMLAKLEKNDDVNYLAWLNHRLVFENMQMQEVVSKVESYYNIRLKLENPNLKECRFTGTFDQTPLNDVLETLSFGANLQIRKSDSTTYLLSGSGCR